The following coding sequences are from one Halorubrum sp. BOL3-1 window:
- a CDS encoding Rrf2 family transcriptional regulator: MSSIELTSSQKSILTALINLYGEREDAVKGEAIAEEVDRNPGTIRNQMQSLKALQLVEGVPGPKGGYKPTSNAYEALDIQRMDEPADVPIFHEGEEIEGVNVDGIDLSSVHHPELCRAEIHVQGSVRDFHEGDSVAVGPTPLSKLVIDGTVDGKDDTANVLILRIDDMRAPDEPAEH, encoded by the coding sequence ATGTCATCGATCGAGCTCACGTCGAGCCAGAAGAGTATCCTCACGGCCCTGATCAACCTGTACGGGGAACGGGAGGACGCCGTGAAAGGCGAGGCGATCGCCGAGGAGGTCGACCGCAACCCGGGAACGATCCGCAACCAGATGCAGAGCCTCAAGGCCCTCCAGTTGGTCGAGGGGGTACCCGGCCCGAAGGGCGGCTACAAGCCCACCTCGAACGCTTACGAGGCGCTCGACATCCAGCGTATGGACGAGCCGGCCGACGTCCCCATCTTCCACGAGGGCGAGGAGATCGAGGGGGTCAACGTCGACGGGATCGACCTCTCCAGCGTCCATCACCCCGAACTGTGTCGCGCCGAGATCCACGTTCAAGGCTCGGTCCGCGACTTCCACGAGGGCGACTCCGTCGCCGTCGGCCCGACGCCGCTCTCGAAGCTCGTCATCGACGGTACCGTCGACGGCAAAGACGACACCGCGAACGTTCTCATCCTGCGAATCGACGACATGCGGGCGCCCGACGAGCCGGCCGAGCACTGA
- a CDS encoding GNAT family N-acetyltransferase produces the protein MYVRDAKNRDEAWLLDAIEQLGLDDVAFRSRDYVIAVDEESDDRAGFGRLRLHRGDEGEENRVELTGIGVLPEWRDRGVGAHVIERLVDTAAADRFETVYVLTDQPEYLTQFGFERVDTEDLPPALTDRLTEKREFLGGGVVGLELAVDAFEMPSRLRRAFKQAEPTGGEEPSESAEDFGIDSDSATYKYDTGR, from the coding sequence ATGTACGTCCGCGACGCCAAGAACCGTGACGAGGCGTGGTTGTTAGACGCGATCGAGCAGCTGGGGCTCGACGACGTCGCCTTCCGGTCGCGGGACTACGTGATCGCGGTCGACGAGGAGTCCGACGACCGGGCGGGCTTCGGCCGGCTCCGACTCCACCGGGGCGACGAGGGCGAGGAAAACCGGGTCGAGCTGACGGGCATCGGCGTCCTCCCCGAGTGGCGCGACCGCGGGGTCGGGGCGCACGTCATCGAGCGCCTCGTCGACACCGCGGCCGCGGACAGGTTCGAGACGGTGTACGTGCTCACCGACCAGCCGGAGTACCTGACGCAGTTCGGCTTCGAGCGCGTCGACACCGAAGACCTCCCGCCCGCCCTCACTGACCGCCTGACTGAGAAACGGGAGTTCCTCGGCGGCGGGGTCGTCGGACTCGAGCTCGCCGTGGACGCGTTCGAGATGCCGAGCCGGCTCCGCCGGGCGTTCAAACAGGCCGAGCCGACCGGCGGCGAGGAGCCGAGCGAGTCGGCCGAGGACTTCGGGATCGACTCCGACTCCGCGACCTACAAGTACGACACGGGCCGGTGA
- a CDS encoding MBL fold metallo-hydrolase — MTVRFEELAVEWLGYATARLETDEGPVVYTDPGRYGVLDDYWARDGDLVVVTHDHHYDADGIRSVASEDATLVIYDAVDPAGIDRDVGPVDALASDYEVVRVAEEERVDVETPAGGITAWSVPAHNDPEGPNAGPDGSVAHPPGSGCGFLLSLGGRTVFWPGDADALDGFAELDVSVFLANIGGGGIVADRREAAGLAEAMDPDLVVPIHYDTFEKLEADGEAFAGDVASRSIPVALDARSANQ; from the coding sequence ATGACGGTCCGCTTCGAGGAACTCGCGGTGGAGTGGCTCGGGTACGCGACGGCGCGGTTAGAGACGGACGAGGGACCGGTCGTCTACACTGACCCCGGGCGGTACGGCGTCCTCGACGACTACTGGGCGCGCGACGGCGACCTCGTCGTCGTCACCCACGACCACCACTACGACGCCGACGGAATCCGGTCGGTCGCGAGCGAGGACGCGACGCTCGTGATCTACGACGCGGTCGACCCCGCCGGTATCGACCGCGACGTTGGGCCGGTCGACGCGCTCGCGAGCGACTACGAGGTCGTCCGCGTCGCCGAGGAGGAGCGCGTCGACGTCGAGACGCCCGCAGGCGGCATCACCGCCTGGTCTGTCCCCGCGCACAACGATCCCGAGGGACCCAACGCCGGTCCCGACGGCTCGGTCGCGCACCCGCCGGGGTCCGGCTGCGGCTTCCTGCTGTCGCTCGGCGGGCGCACGGTCTTCTGGCCCGGCGACGCCGACGCGCTCGACGGCTTTGCCGAGCTCGATGTCTCCGTCTTCCTCGCGAACATCGGCGGGGGCGGTATCGTCGCGGACCGGCGCGAGGCGGCCGGGCTGGCCGAGGCGATGGACCCCGACCTCGTCGTCCCGATCCACTACGACACCTTCGAGAAGTTGGAAGCCGACGGCGAGGCGTTCGCCGGCGACGTCGCGAGCCGGTCGATCCCCGTCGCGCTCGACGCGCGGTCCGCGAACCAGTAG
- the cdd gene encoding cytidine deaminase: MDDLIAAAREALTNAHVPYSEYRVGAALETADGTVYTGCNIENANYSNSLHAEEVALAEAVREGHREFERIAVSSGVRDGVTPCGMCRQTLAEFATDDLVVACDEGGDAVTEYTLGELLPNTISEGTLDDASGADDARDAGGN; this comes from the coding sequence ATGGACGACCTGATCGCCGCCGCGCGCGAGGCCCTGACGAACGCCCACGTCCCGTACTCCGAGTACCGCGTCGGCGCCGCGCTCGAAACCGCCGACGGAACCGTCTACACCGGCTGTAACATCGAGAACGCCAACTACTCGAACAGCCTCCACGCCGAGGAGGTCGCGCTCGCCGAGGCGGTCAGGGAGGGCCACCGCGAGTTCGAGCGGATCGCGGTCTCCTCCGGCGTCCGCGACGGCGTCACCCCCTGCGGGATGTGTCGACAGACGCTCGCGGAGTTCGCGACCGACGACCTCGTCGTCGCCTGCGACGAGGGCGGCGACGCGGTCACGGAGTACACGCTCGGGGAACTGCTTCCGAACACCATCTCGGAGGGGACGCTCGACGACGCGAGCGGTGCGGACGACGCGCGGGACGCCGGCGGCAACTGA
- a CDS encoding thiol-disulfide oxidoreductase DCC family protein gives MTAEIPDDDPIILFDGVCNLCSGFVRFVVPRDTEEKYRFASLQSDVGRALLAEHDLSTDELDSVVLIEDGESYVKSAAIIRIATGLGGRYRLLSPFRYVPRSVRDRVYDFVAEHRYRWFGKKDRCMVPSGDVRSRFLD, from the coding sequence ATGACCGCGGAGATTCCGGACGACGACCCGATCATCCTCTTCGACGGCGTCTGTAATCTCTGTAGCGGGTTCGTCCGGTTCGTCGTTCCCCGCGACACGGAGGAGAAGTACCGCTTCGCCTCCCTCCAGTCGGACGTCGGACGGGCGCTGCTGGCTGAACACGACCTATCGACCGACGAGCTGGATTCGGTCGTCCTGATCGAAGACGGCGAGAGCTACGTGAAGTCGGCGGCGATCATCCGGATCGCGACGGGGTTGGGCGGCCGCTACCGGCTCCTCTCGCCGTTCCGATACGTCCCGCGTTCGGTCCGCGATCGGGTCTACGACTTCGTCGCCGAACACCGATACCGGTGGTTCGGCAAGAAGGACCGCTGTATGGTCCCGTCCGGTGACGTCCGATCGCGGTTTCTGGACTGA
- the ligA gene encoding ATP-dependent DNA ligase LigA, which yields MQFAALAERAERVAATDGDIETTLGLADLLADAGPAAGAEGDGSTDGLPVVTRFLLGRVFPAHDTRTLDVGPALCREAIARAAGPNVSAADVEDRLAERGEIGTVAAEYDLGGQRGLAAFGEGRDALSVAAVDERLRGLAAESGDGSESRKRDALFGLFTRCSSSEAAFLARLVLGEMRLGVGEGTVRDAVAEAFLSTDQESDGDDASDDDNSDGPALRASDEAAAAVERALQVTNDYGRVAVRARDEGTEGLRAESLRVGRPVQAMLAQAGTATDAVDSFGAVAVETKFDGARVQVHYAPADPGSDGGDAAESDGDGLGPRLYSRNMDDVTEALPEIVEYVSERVDVPAIVDGEVVAVDDDGDPLPFQEVLRRFRRKHDVERMRETVSLRLHAFDCLHADGDDLLDEPLRVRHERLREVLPDATADLTLADDPEAIAAAERAALDAGHEGVMLKSPESTYTPGDRGRDWLKRKPDVETLDAVVVGAEWGEGRRAELFGTFLLAVRDEGAERPNDRGTDGGPTGDDGDLASAGYATVGKVATGITDEALADLTERLATHVVDESGTTVAFDPELVVEVGYEEIQTSPTYSAGYALRFPRFVGVREDKGVDDADSLTRVRRLAGDG from the coding sequence ATGCAGTTCGCCGCGCTGGCGGAACGGGCGGAACGGGTGGCCGCGACCGACGGCGACATCGAGACGACGCTCGGGCTCGCGGACCTGCTCGCGGACGCCGGACCCGCGGCAGGCGCCGAGGGCGACGGGTCGACCGACGGCCTCCCGGTCGTCACCCGCTTCCTGCTCGGACGCGTCTTCCCCGCCCACGACACCCGCACCCTCGACGTCGGACCCGCGCTCTGCCGCGAGGCGATCGCCCGCGCCGCCGGCCCGAACGTCTCCGCCGCCGACGTCGAGGACCGCCTCGCGGAGCGCGGCGAGATCGGTACCGTCGCCGCCGAGTACGACCTCGGCGGGCAGCGGGGACTCGCCGCGTTCGGAGAGGGGCGCGACGCGCTCAGCGTCGCCGCGGTCGACGAGCGGCTTCGCGGCCTGGCGGCCGAGAGCGGCGACGGGAGCGAGTCGCGCAAGCGGGACGCGCTGTTCGGGCTGTTCACCCGGTGTTCGTCGAGCGAGGCGGCGTTCCTCGCCCGCTTGGTCCTCGGAGAGATGCGGCTCGGCGTCGGCGAGGGGACGGTCCGGGACGCGGTCGCGGAGGCGTTCCTCTCGACTGACCAGGAAAGCGACGGCGACGACGCCTCCGACGACGACAACTCCGACGGGCCCGCGCTCCGCGCGAGCGACGAGGCGGCCGCGGCCGTCGAACGCGCCCTTCAGGTGACTAACGACTACGGCCGGGTCGCGGTCCGCGCCCGCGACGAGGGGACCGAGGGGCTGCGCGCGGAGTCGCTGCGCGTCGGCCGACCGGTCCAAGCGATGCTCGCGCAGGCGGGCACCGCGACCGACGCGGTCGACTCGTTCGGTGCGGTCGCCGTCGAGACGAAGTTCGACGGCGCTCGGGTCCAGGTCCACTACGCGCCGGCGGACCCCGGATCCGACGGCGGCGACGCAGCCGAGTCCGACGGGGACGGACTCGGTCCGCGGCTCTACTCGCGGAACATGGACGACGTGACCGAGGCGCTCCCCGAGATCGTCGAGTACGTCTCCGAGCGCGTCGACGTCCCGGCCATCGTCGACGGCGAGGTCGTCGCGGTCGACGACGACGGCGATCCCCTCCCGTTTCAGGAGGTGCTTCGGCGGTTCCGCCGGAAACACGACGTCGAGCGCATGCGCGAGACCGTCTCGCTGCGGCTCCACGCCTTCGACTGCCTCCACGCCGACGGCGACGACCTGCTCGACGAACCGCTCCGCGTCCGCCACGAGCGGCTTCGCGAGGTCCTGCCGGACGCGACCGCGGACCTCACGCTCGCGGACGACCCGGAGGCGATCGCGGCCGCGGAGCGGGCCGCCCTCGACGCCGGCCACGAGGGCGTCATGCTGAAAAGTCCAGAGTCGACGTATACCCCCGGCGACCGCGGGCGCGACTGGCTGAAACGCAAGCCGGACGTGGAGACGCTCGACGCCGTCGTCGTCGGCGCCGAGTGGGGCGAGGGGCGCCGCGCGGAGCTGTTCGGCACGTTCCTGCTCGCCGTCCGCGACGAGGGCGCCGAGCGGCCGAACGACAGGGGGACCGACGGAGGGCCGACGGGCGACGACGGCGACCTCGCGTCCGCCGGATACGCCACGGTCGGCAAGGTCGCCACGGGGATCACCGACGAGGCGCTCGCGGACCTCACGGAGCGTTTAGCGACGCACGTCGTCGACGAATCGGGAACGACGGTCGCGTTCGACCCCGAGCTGGTGGTCGAGGTCGGCTACGAGGAGATCCAGACCTCTCCGACCTACTCGGCCGGCTACGCCCTCCGATTCCCCCGATTCGTCGGCGTCCGCGAGGACAAGGGCGTCGACGACGCCGACTCGCTCACCCGCGTCCGTCGGCTCGCCGGCGACGGATGA
- a CDS encoding nucleoside phosphorylase — MTDETDASDDDAPAADTESEDPNDEAGYHVEAAAEDVADAVLLPGNPERVAKITALWDDHEEVARHREYRTATGTYDGAPVSVTSTGIGSPSAAIAVEELARVGVDTFIRVGSCGAIQPEMAVGDLVITTGGVRQEGTSDEYVREDYPATADGEVVSALVAAAERLGHDYHTGVTMSADSFYAGQGRPGFEGFEAAGSDELVAELRDANVKNIEMEASAILTIANVYGLRAGAVCSVYANRITGEFRAEGESRAAETASLAVKLLARMDEAKREAGADRWHAGLSL; from the coding sequence ATGACCGACGAGACCGACGCGTCTGACGACGACGCTCCCGCCGCGGACACCGAGAGCGAGGACCCGAACGACGAGGCCGGCTACCACGTCGAGGCCGCGGCCGAGGACGTCGCGGACGCGGTCCTCCTCCCGGGGAATCCCGAGCGCGTCGCCAAGATCACGGCGCTGTGGGACGACCACGAGGAGGTCGCGCGCCACCGCGAGTACCGCACCGCGACCGGCACCTACGACGGCGCGCCCGTCTCGGTCACCTCGACCGGTATCGGCTCGCCGTCGGCCGCCATCGCCGTCGAGGAGCTCGCGCGCGTCGGTGTCGACACGTTCATTCGCGTCGGCTCCTGCGGCGCGATCCAGCCCGAGATGGCCGTCGGTGACCTGGTGATCACCACCGGCGGCGTCCGTCAGGAGGGGACGAGCGACGAGTACGTCCGCGAGGACTACCCCGCGACCGCAGACGGCGAGGTCGTCTCCGCGCTCGTCGCCGCCGCGGAACGGCTGGGCCACGACTACCACACCGGGGTCACGATGAGCGCCGACTCCTTTTACGCCGGACAGGGACGCCCCGGATTCGAGGGGTTCGAGGCGGCCGGCTCCGACGAGCTGGTCGCGGAGCTCCGCGACGCGAACGTGAAGAACATCGAGATGGAGGCGTCCGCGATCCTCACGATCGCGAACGTGTACGGACTCCGGGCGGGGGCGGTCTGCTCGGTGTACGCCAACCGTATCACCGGCGAGTTCCGGGCGGAGGGCGAGTCGCGCGCCGCGGAGACCGCGAGCCTCGCGGTGAAGCTGCTCGCGCGCATGGACGAGGCCAAACGCGAGGCGGGCGCCGACCGCTGGCACGCCGGTCTCTCGCTGTAG
- a CDS encoding PHP-associated domain-containing protein, whose product MRDGDDRLTVTRSRTRVDAHVKVLDDEVVARAKARGIDALVYAPHFTRLPTVRERAARHSDDELTVVPAREVFTGDWGNRRHLLVVGLSDPVPDYITFEGAMAEFERQDAAVLVPHPGFATISLTRPEVDAHADRIDSIETYNTKLLPHQNARARRTAEATGRTGFGSSYAHLPGTVGEAWTAFEGDLDDAEAVVNAFRERRPRKVIHRGGVGHRLRGLVEFAHLGYENTWAKLDRMFLSGNEPTLPSNVAYEGRFDDVRVYE is encoded by the coding sequence TTGCGCGACGGCGACGACCGTCTCACCGTGACCCGATCGAGAACGCGCGTCGACGCCCACGTCAAGGTGCTCGACGACGAGGTCGTCGCCCGCGCGAAGGCCCGCGGGATCGACGCGCTCGTGTACGCGCCGCACTTCACGCGCCTCCCCACGGTCCGCGAGCGCGCGGCCCGACACTCCGACGACGAGCTGACCGTCGTCCCCGCCCGCGAGGTGTTCACCGGCGACTGGGGGAACCGACGGCACCTCCTCGTCGTCGGCCTCTCCGACCCGGTTCCCGACTACATCACCTTCGAGGGCGCGATGGCCGAGTTCGAGCGGCAGGACGCCGCCGTCCTCGTCCCGCACCCCGGATTCGCCACCATCTCGCTCACGCGGCCCGAGGTCGACGCCCACGCCGACCGGATCGACTCGATAGAGACGTACAACACGAAGCTGTTACCCCACCAGAACGCCCGAGCGCGTCGGACCGCCGAAGCGACCGGCCGCACCGGGTTCGGATCGTCGTACGCGCACCTTCCCGGTACGGTCGGGGAGGCGTGGACGGCCTTCGAGGGCGACCTCGACGACGCCGAGGCAGTCGTGAACGCGTTCCGCGAGCGCCGTCCCCGGAAGGTGATCCACCGAGGCGGGGTCGGCCACCGGCTCCGCGGTCTCGTCGAGTTCGCGCACCTCGGCTACGAGAACACTTGGGCGAAACTCGACCGGATGTTCCTCTCCGGTAACGAGCCGACGCTCCCGTCGAA
- a CDS encoding HTTM domain-containing protein, with the protein MDRVLPTRGARSRVSDAVDRLSAAFAARVAIDRRALAAFRIGLGALLLADLVLRSRSLTAFYTDYGVLPRQALFSDYSTTRSLHALVGDPWAVALLFAVAGAVALALVVGYRTRTATVASWLLLFSLHARNPMVLNAGDDLLFMLLFWSAFLPLGARWSVDAVRRASARPDSGSDAEPTTPGPSGSSVATVAALAILVQMLLMYVTNAVHKLRSDLWMSGDAVAYIMRADQFTYLLGNHLAEFHGLLRAFTVLWVALLFASPLLLLLTGFPRAVLASPFVGMHLGMAVTIRVGLFPIVVVVGFLLFLQTPVWDAAERAVARLDRSGAVERWRSRLESRARAVPSLGASLPRFAVPERSEGSGTDRLRSGFARGRVLLSTVVPYVFVVLIVLSSAQSVGYAGPPDPGEEVLDATEMEQSWQMFAPDPVHTTSWFVVPGSLEGGGERDVFRDSTVDFERPPRAETTYPTSRWRKYLKNVYAADNENHRSYLANYFCDDWNRTHDTAVENVTIHRAYERTHPSNGTVEAANEIRLIEYDCSGEFVRNE; encoded by the coding sequence ATGGACCGGGTTCTCCCTACTCGCGGCGCGCGATCGCGGGTCTCCGACGCTGTCGACCGGCTGTCCGCGGCGTTCGCCGCGCGGGTCGCGATCGACCGGCGCGCGCTCGCGGCCTTCCGGATCGGGCTCGGAGCGCTGTTGCTCGCAGACCTCGTTCTGCGGTCGCGCTCGCTGACCGCCTTCTACACCGACTACGGCGTTCTCCCCCGGCAGGCGCTCTTCTCGGACTACTCGACGACCCGGTCGCTGCACGCGCTCGTCGGGGACCCCTGGGCCGTGGCACTGCTGTTCGCCGTCGCGGGGGCGGTCGCCCTCGCGCTGGTCGTCGGGTACCGAACGCGGACCGCGACTGTCGCCTCGTGGCTGCTGCTGTTCTCCCTACACGCCCGGAACCCGATGGTGTTGAACGCGGGCGACGACCTGCTGTTCATGCTGCTGTTCTGGAGCGCCTTCCTCCCGCTCGGCGCGCGCTGGTCCGTCGACGCCGTCAGGCGTGCGAGCGCACGCCCCGACTCGGGTTCCGACGCCGAGCCGACGACACCCGGTCCGAGCGGCTCCTCGGTGGCGACCGTCGCCGCGCTGGCGATCCTGGTACAGATGCTGCTGATGTACGTCACGAACGCCGTCCACAAGCTCAGAAGCGACCTCTGGATGAGCGGCGACGCCGTCGCGTACATCATGCGGGCCGACCAGTTCACCTATCTGCTCGGAAACCACCTCGCGGAGTTCCACGGCCTGTTGCGCGCGTTCACGGTCCTGTGGGTCGCGCTCCTGTTCGCGTCGCCGCTGTTGCTCCTGCTCACCGGGTTCCCCCGAGCCGTGCTCGCGTCGCCGTTCGTCGGGATGCACCTCGGCATGGCGGTCACGATCCGGGTCGGTCTCTTTCCGATCGTCGTCGTCGTCGGCTTCCTCCTGTTCCTTCAGACGCCCGTCTGGGACGCCGCCGAGCGCGCGGTCGCCCGGTTAGATCGGTCTGGGGCGGTCGAGCGCTGGCGTTCCCGCCTCGAGTCCCGAGCGCGGGCCGTGCCCTCGCTCGGCGCGTCGCTCCCTCGGTTCGCCGTTCCCGAGCGCTCCGAGGGGTCCGGCACCGACCGCCTCCGTTCGGGTTTCGCTCGCGGTCGCGTCCTCCTCTCGACGGTCGTGCCCTACGTGTTCGTGGTGTTGATCGTCCTCTCGAGCGCGCAGTCGGTCGGCTACGCCGGGCCTCCCGATCCCGGCGAGGAGGTCTTAGACGCCACCGAGATGGAACAGTCCTGGCAGATGTTCGCGCCCGACCCCGTTCACACGACCAGCTGGTTCGTCGTGCCCGGGAGCTTAGAGGGTGGCGGCGAACGAGACGTATTCCGCGATTCGACGGTCGATTTCGAGCGGCCGCCGCGGGCGGAGACAACCTATCCGACCTCCCGCTGGCGGAAGTATCTCAAGAACGTCTACGCGGCCGACAACGAGAACCACCGCTCGTACCTCGCGAACTACTTTTGTGACGACTGGAACCGCACCCACGACACGGCCGTCGAGAACGTGACGATCCACCGGGCGTACGAGCGGACCCACCCCTCCAACGGGACGGTCGAGGCCGCAAACGAGATCAGGCTGATCGAGTACGACTGTTCGGGCGAGTTCGTCCGGAACGAATGA
- the rocF gene encoding arginase encodes MTTVRIIGAPTDYGANRRGVDMGPSAIRYGGLADQLAGAGVETVDTGDLPVPRAEERDPDADAPSEGKAKFLRETADVCRRLGDEVAATLADGEVPLALGGDHSIAIGSLVGSARDADVGAVWFDAHADLNTPATTPSGNVHGMPLAAALGVGEFADTEWANASGLSPENVALVGLRSVDEAETALLRDRGFAAYTMSDIDERGITAVTEEALSVASAGVDGIHVSLDLDWLDPNAAPGVGTPVRGGVTYREAHSAMEIVDETDALRSMEVVEVNPTLDQHNETAELATELAASAFGKRVL; translated from the coding sequence ATGACCACGGTCAGGATCATCGGCGCACCGACGGACTACGGGGCGAACCGACGCGGAGTCGACATGGGACCGTCGGCGATCCGGTACGGCGGACTCGCAGACCAGCTCGCCGGGGCCGGCGTCGAGACCGTCGACACGGGCGACCTCCCCGTCCCCCGGGCCGAGGAGCGCGACCCCGACGCCGACGCGCCCAGCGAGGGGAAGGCCAAGTTCCTCCGCGAGACGGCCGACGTCTGTCGGCGGCTCGGTGACGAGGTCGCCGCGACGCTCGCCGACGGCGAGGTCCCGCTCGCCCTCGGCGGCGACCACTCCATCGCTATCGGGAGCCTCGTCGGGTCCGCGCGCGACGCGGACGTCGGCGCGGTGTGGTTCGACGCGCACGCCGACCTCAACACGCCCGCGACGACGCCCTCGGGGAACGTCCACGGGATGCCGCTGGCGGCCGCGCTCGGGGTCGGCGAGTTTGCGGACACCGAGTGGGCGAACGCGTCGGGACTCTCTCCGGAGAACGTCGCCTTGGTCGGGCTCCGGTCGGTCGACGAGGCCGAGACGGCGCTGCTCCGCGACCGCGGTTTCGCGGCGTACACGATGTCCGACATCGACGAGCGTGGGATCACGGCGGTCACGGAGGAGGCGCTGTCGGTCGCCTCGGCGGGCGTCGACGGGATCCACGTCAGCCTCGACCTGGACTGGCTCGACCCGAACGCGGCGCCCGGGGTCGGCACGCCCGTTCGCGGGGGCGTCACCTATCGAGAAGCCCACAGCGCGATGGAGATCGTCGACGAGACGGACGCGCTCCGGTCGATGGAGGTCGTCGAGGTGAACCCGACGCTCGACCAGCACAACGAGACGGCCGAGCTGGCGACCGAGCTGGCCGCGAGCGCGTTCGGGAAGCGGGTGCTGTAG
- a CDS encoding NAD(P)/FAD-dependent oxidoreductase — translation MSTQVVVVGSGYAGAGAVKAFEDEVGEGEAELTWVSEHDYHLVLHEAHRAIRNPAVEDKITIPVDEIKSPESDFVQGRVVDVDTDDRIVETDGGTTVDYDYLLLAVGSTTAFFGIEGLKENAHQLKGLDDAKAIHEDVREAAAEATRSDPVEVIVGGAGLSGIQTAGEIAEYRDKHRAPIEITLVEGLDEVFPGNDPQLQGALRQRLEEADVEILTGDFISKADEDAVYLGGGEDEEPEELAHDVLVWTGGITGHGEVADLNLDKDERSNRVHAGSDFATSDDRVFAIGDTALVEQGDDDVAPPTAQAAWQAAEVAGANLARAARGAPLRSWTHEDKGTVISVGEEAVAHDVMGMPIETFGGTPAKLLKKAIATRWIAKVSSASRGVGAFGEM, via the coding sequence ATGAGTACACAGGTCGTCGTCGTCGGCTCCGGGTACGCCGGCGCAGGGGCGGTGAAAGCGTTCGAAGACGAGGTCGGTGAGGGCGAGGCGGAGCTCACGTGGGTCTCGGAACACGACTACCACCTCGTTTTACACGAGGCCCACCGCGCGATCCGCAACCCCGCGGTCGAAGACAAGATCACGATCCCCGTCGACGAGATCAAATCGCCCGAGTCCGACTTCGTCCAGGGTCGGGTCGTCGACGTCGACACCGACGATCGGATCGTCGAGACCGACGGCGGGACGACCGTCGACTACGACTACCTCCTCCTCGCGGTCGGCTCCACGACGGCCTTCTTCGGTATCGAGGGTCTCAAAGAGAACGCCCACCAGCTGAAGGGACTCGACGACGCGAAGGCGATCCACGAGGACGTCCGCGAGGCGGCGGCCGAGGCGACCCGATCCGACCCCGTCGAGGTCATCGTCGGCGGCGCCGGTCTCTCGGGCATCCAGACGGCCGGCGAGATCGCGGAGTACCGCGACAAGCACCGAGCGCCGATCGAGATCACGCTGGTCGAGGGACTCGACGAAGTCTTCCCCGGCAACGACCCGCAGCTCCAGGGCGCGCTGCGCCAGCGGTTAGAGGAGGCCGACGTGGAGATCCTCACCGGTGACTTCATTTCGAAGGCCGACGAAGACGCCGTCTACCTCGGCGGCGGCGAGGACGAGGAGCCGGAGGAGCTCGCGCACGACGTGCTGGTCTGGACCGGCGGCATCACCGGTCACGGCGAGGTCGCCGACCTCAACCTCGACAAGGACGAGCGCTCGAACCGCGTCCATGCCGGCTCCGACTTCGCCACCAGCGACGACCGCGTGTTCGCCATCGGCGACACCGCCCTCGTCGAGCAGGGCGACGACGACGTGGCCCCGCCGACCGCGCAGGCCGCCTGGCAGGCCGCGGAGGTCGCGGGCGCCAACCTCGCTCGCGCCGCCCGCGGCGCGCCGCTCCGCTCGTGGACCCACGAGGACAAGGGGACGGTCATCTCCGTCGGCGAGGAGGCGGTCGCCCACGACGTGATGGGGATGCCGATCGAGACGTTCGGCGGCACGCCCGCGAAGCTGCTGAAGAAGGCCATCGCCACGCGCTGGATCGCCAAGGTCTCTTCCGCGAGCCGCGGCGTCGGCGCGTTCGGTGAGATGTGA